Below is a genomic region from Helianthus annuus cultivar XRQ/B chromosome 2, HanXRQr2.0-SUNRISE, whole genome shotgun sequence.
TACAACTTTATAACAACTCCAACACATTATTTGTCTTATTTTTTAGAGGTGCATATAATATATTAATTCTTGATGTGAGGGATGTTCAAaaacggatatccgaaattttcagATACCTGGTTTCACTATCCAAATCTgtatccaaaatttcggatatccggtcGGATAGTGAATCAGACATCCGAATACCCAATTTTTTATTTATTCGAAACCGGATATCTAAATATCCAATTTttaattttcggatattttcaaatatttttcggatattttcgaATAGTTTGAACACCCCTGGATGTGGATATATGGTTCAGATAATGAGACGAATGTCACCTAATACCGTACATACCCCTACCATGGGCGGTTCTTACTTCTTAGAAGTCCATTGGCAGGGCCATGGTccgggcaagtttttcggccgtagtgctaattttccgcatttcgatctAAATTctattatatatactatgtttggcccgggctttttttagtgcccgtgtctttcggccctgcCACGTTCAACGGACAAGATCCACCACTGCCCCTATGTTAATTTTTTAAAACTAATCACACACCCAAATAGTCGAATTACCCATCCAAAATATTTTCCATTTTAATTATTTTTCGTTGAATTCATGTTCTTTTTATCATCCCTAGTTCCCTACTCACACCGACACTACAAACATTTCCGCTAAAACCTTATACTTGTTGACAATGACACTATTAGTCCttattaattactaatcattgTCACGGTGAAGCTTCTTTTGCCTATTGACCAGCATGTGTAGTGGAATAATATTCTACCTAAGACTTATTCACATAGTCGCATGACAGCTAGAACAtagatatattattattattagtatattataattataatctTAAAAACTATTTAGAATATTAAACATACAAATATCTtttttgtttgtatatatttttttacgCTAGCGCATGCTCGTGTAATACACAGGTACATAGACACTGTTAGTTACATAAGTTGTttattttgataaataaaaaaatataataatactaTACTCAAATCAGAACAAAATGTTCGGTGTCatggtgtattttttttaaatattaatatattGAAAAGTTTAATGTATTAAAAACTTATAGCACTTTAAAAAATCATAATGAAGTTAGtttaaaatgttttaaaagttgtattttttttaacaacCAATAAATAAAAGTCGTAGACAGCGCTGCGTAGCCCAAGCCCATCATCTGTAGTTTCAGGGAAAATCCGTTGTACGAAGACCCACTGCGATAAAACCCGATTATGATTGAATTCGATTTTTGAGACCTACAAGTCTGCGACCTTCAACCTCAAATCTTCACTTCGTCTTCAATGGCAGCTGAGTTATAACTCATTGGcattttttctttaaattttaattacttaaactcttatagttatataattttttttgttgtttgtcAGATATGTATTATAATATCATATAAATAAGGGATATTAGATTTAAATAACCCTAACTTTTACCAATTGCCTGATAGCACTTCCAACTTCGATTTATACAACACCattcccaactttcaacttattatCCGATATCACTCCCAAACTAACTaaaccctaacccagttagtttttttttttttttttgctgatgtGACACTTGTGTGATGACATGGCATCTGACGCGTCATTTTTTGATGATGTGGGAGTTAACGTGCCATGATTTTTTTTGTTGACGTGACATCTGACTTGGCTTTTTGATGAAATGACAGCTGACGTGGCATATGATGTCAGCAAGCAATCTGAGTTAGTTTGAGAGTGATATcgaaaaataagttgaaagttgggagtcATATTGTACACACTGAAAATTAGGAGTGTTATTGGTCAATTGGTGaaaattgaataaataaaaaaataataattattttggtaaaatattaaaaaaaaaaaaaaaagataaatacaCGTATCCAGAAATTCTCCGAGCAATTGTGCGCTGTCTGCTCTCATCTTTAAACTCACACAACCTTCCCCAAATTGTTGTTGACagacaaacaaaaacacaattaCCAAACCCTCTCTTTTTCATTCAAATTTCACACAAAAAAGAACAAATCTTGCCTATTCTTTTTACAATTCAAGATTATATATTTCTCATTTCAAGATTCAACCTTTACTACACCAAGATTCAAGTTTATCAGATCTGGCTTCATTCAGTTTAATCAGGTTTGATTTCTTTTCTTGAAAAAGATCTGTTTCTGATCTGGGTTAGTTCCAATTTTCTTGGATGATTAAATCTTGATAtgttttgtaaatttttattcaaATTTGTTCATATGTTTTGTTCTGTTAGCTCAGAATCTAAGAGGGTAATTttttgaattagggttttgatttttcTATTGTTTAAAGATTCAGTTTTGTTGATCTATAGTTGTCTATTAACTAAATGCTTTAAGTTATGTAATTGTTGTTATTTAAagattcagtttttttttttttttttttttttttttttttttttttttggtgaaaAGATTCAATTTTCTGATCTGGGTTAGTTCCAGTTTTCTTGGATGATTAAATCTTGATAtgttttgtaaatttttattcaaATTTGTTCATATGTTTTGTTCTGTCAGCTCAGAATCTAAGAGGGTAATTttttgaattagggttttgatttttcTATTGTTTAAAGATTCAGTTTTGTTGATCTATAGTTGTCTATTAACTAAATGCTTTAAGTTATGTAATCGTTGTTATTTAAagattcagttttttttttttttttttttttttgtatttctgGAAAAGATTCAATTTTTTGATCTGGGTTAACAGTTTTCTTGGATGATTAAATCTTGATAtgttttgtaaatttttattcaaATTTGTTCATATGTTTTGTTCTGTCAGCTCAGAATCTAAGAGGGTAATTttttgaattagggttttgattttttCTATTGTTTAAAGATTCAGTTTTGTTGATCTATAGTTGTCTATTAACTAAATGCTTTAAGTTATGTAATTGTTGTTATTTAAAGattcaggttttttttttttttttttttttttttttttttttttttgtatttctgGAAAAGATTCAATTTTTTGATCTGGGTTAACAGTTTTCTTGGATGATTAAAATCTTGATAtgttttgtaaatttttattcaaATTTGTTCATATGTTTTGTTCTGTTAGCTCAGAATCTAAGAGGGTAATTtgttgaattagggttttgattttttCTATTGTTTAAAGATTCAGTTTTGTTGATCTATAGCTGCCTATTAACTAAATGCTTTAAGTTATGTAATTGTTGTTATTTAAagattcagttttttttttttttttttttttttttttttttttttttgaaaagattcAATTTTTTGATATGGGTTAGTTTCAGTTTTCTTGGATGATTAAAATCTTGTTATGTTTTGTGAATTTCTTATTCAAATTTGTTCATATGATTTGTTCTGTTAGCTGAGAGTCTAAGAGGGTAATgtgatgaattagggttttgatcccTTTGTTAAAAGATTCAATCTTGTTGATCTTGAGTTGTGGATTTACTACATGTTTTAAGTTATGTAATTGTTGCATTTAATGGctgtttttattttttgcatTTGGATTCAGTTTTGGTATTGAAATTATGAAACTGTTAATAAAGTATTTGGAATCCGTTTGCGGATTCGAGTTCTGGTGATGCAGAATTTAATCTATTAGGCGTGTTTGGCAATGCGTTTTGAAAGTGATAACTCAGCTGCTATATATACCCGTGTTTATTTAAATCATTACTCATATTCCGTTTCCAGCTGAACCTGAATAACGTTGGACGGTGTGCCTCAGTGTGTGGACACTAAGTGAAAATGAAGAAGGCATTCAGGGACATGTAAGTAACAATATTATTATTTTTCATGTAAAGCATTACTAcggttagggctgtaaacgaaccgaacgttctgcgaacagtttgtgaaccgttcggcgggaagttcgtttatgttcgttcgattagcttaacgaacgaacatgaacaaaaaatttcgttcggttagcttagcgaacgaacatgaacacatgtctcgttcgttcgactgcgttcgtgaacgttcagtTACGTTCGTTCGTTTacatttgttcatgttcgtttgattatattaaaaaaaataataaataataaaccttttatagttttatctaaacattttgaaaacttgaaaccgtatttttttttttttgtaagttagctaaaatttggacattctaagacatttttggggataattatgtctaagttagttaaacttgattcatcgtttggtggtgtaGTAGCCTTCTTGTgctttgatttatcatttgatgattGTATTTAACTACTTTATACCCAATGTTTTAGGATaacaatgttttttttatttcaatttaaatgttcgtttgcgttcgtttttatttgcttgcattcgtttgtgttcgagaccagtgttcacgaaccgttcatgaacagctgaatttccttaacgaacgaacacgaacataaacttatgttcggtatgcgtttgCGAACAGTTGGCGAACATGTTAGTTTCCTTagcgaacaaacacgaacatggtcttgttcgtgtttgttcggttcgtttactgCCATAACTACGGTACTAGCTCATATGTCATGCGTgctaatgtttttatttttttatgcaGTAAAAGAGGAGTTAATAAGAAGGTTCTTAAAGTTCCTTCAATAGAACAGAAGGTTCTAGATGCTACAAGCAATGAGTCATGGGGTCCACACGGAACACATCTTGCCGATATTGCACAGGCATCAAGAAACTAGTATGCAACACTaactagttaatttttttttttttttttaaatgaataaCTATATGATTTTTTAATGCCAAAATATATTAATTTTACGTCTTGAATCTTGATGTTTAGCCATGAATACCAAATAATCATGTCAGTTGTTTGGAAGCGTCTCAGCGATACTGGGAAGAACTGGCGCCACGTGTACAAGGTTTTTACATTTATACCCTTTTTCTGTAAATACTTAAAATATCTCACGGTTTTTTGTCAAGGGTAGTTTTGTCATGGAAAAGAGAGTGAGCCAAAACTTACCCATGGAGTCATTTTTTCTTCAAGAAAATGATTCTTTTTGGCGTCTTTGCGTTCTTTTATTCTAGCATATTTTCAAGATTAATTCTTTTTGGTAGGTTTTCGTACAATCGTAATTGTTTGGTAaatattttagagtaaaatgtATTTCGTCCCTTAGGTTTAACCAGTTTTGCGACTAATGTCCGAATGTTTTTTTCTTcacatttggatccaaaaggtttgaaatcgtACCATTTTCACTTGACTGGTTAACTCCGTCCGTTTTTCACCGTTTAAGTCAAGGGTATTAccgtctttttagacatttttttttgttaaactaaaaacactataagaaATAAAGTCATTAGAGGTGGATTTTTATTTCTTATATTGTTTTTAGGTTAATAAAAAACGGTCTAAAAAGACGGTAATACCCCTCTGACGAAagtggcaagatttcaaactttttgaatccaaatgcggaaaaaacaaacatttggacgaaagtcgcaagaTTTCCAAGATTTTGGTTTATATCCAAATTAATGCTTTCAGAGATGTATAATTTCAAGATTTTGGTTCTTTTCAAATTAACTGTTTCGCACTTGCATATTCTCAAGATTTAAGCTTTTGGGTAGTTTTTCATACCCAATGTTGAATATaatgttggggggggggggggatagtgcacggtcctcccaaccgccggagtgatctcactccgggagccgctacccgaccaagctagctccgcggtgacttccccatgccaagttcttaccctgggcgacatatgtcactcccaagactcgaacctggtacctctgggaagaggtgggtgtcggtggccaactgggctaccagTTCTAATCAACAGACTTTGACTTCTGCACCAGGCTTTGACCGTTCTTGAATATTTGGTAGCAAATGGGTCAGAACGTGTAATCGAAGATATTAGAGAACATGGATACCAAATATCGgtccgttttttttttcattgaaACTTTTGTATCTAAGTTTTCATATTTGAAGgttataattaatttatattttaattttgatAGAATTTGGCATCTTTTCAATATATCGATTCTACTGGGAGGGATCAAGGGAGCAACGTAAGGAAGAAATCGCAAAGTCTTGTTGCTCTTGTCAACGATAAAGAAAAAATACAAGAAGCAAGAGAGAAAGCTGCTGCCAGCAGGGACAAGTGAGTTTTTCTAACGATTATTAACATTGTTTTGATGCATAAGGTGGAAATTTTGACATAAATGTAatatgccattttcgtccctgagttttggccagttttgcgactttcgtccaaaggttggTTTTTCGCATCCGGAtccaaaaagatttaaaatcttgccattttcatccggctcgttaactccatccattttagtttgttaagtcaggggtatttatgtctttttcactttatgtacaaacatttagcataatgtacaagtattcaaaagaccgaattgcctttaagttaacaaaaagacaaaaatacccatgacttaacggagaaaaatgaatgaagttaacgagccggatgaaaatggcaagatttgaaaccttttggatccaaatgcgaaaaaacaaacctttggacgaaagtcgcaaaactggccaaacctcaaggacgaaaatggcattttactcttactCTTAAGCATGTCAATTCGGGTTAGGTTTTTATCTCTCACAGGTAACTGTAAAAATAGTTCTATAGGAAACAGGTCGAAAGTTGCTCAATGTGTTTTTGCTGTATAAAAGTATAAAACCTCCTAAATAGTTTTATTCAAAAAAATTTAgattattatttaaataatatAGTTTTTACAATTTGACACTAATATTTCTACTGGATTGACATTTATAATATTTCAAAGTAGGTTCCGTCAGACATCCGGAGGTTCTGGAGATGATCGATATGACGGGCAATATGGAAGTAGAGATGAAGATCGTAACGGTTACGGTAGGGATTCATATGGACGTGATGGTGAAGACCGCTATAGTTATGGCGATGATGAATATCGCAGAAAAAGTCAAAGTATCGATGGTGATTATGGTGCAAAAAGTCAAAGCTCTGATAGAGATGATGGTCATCATTCTTCTAGGTATTTAACCCTCGTTTGTTCTCGCTCAATTGTCCGTTTTTGAATGATTGTGTATATGTggcacttttgacccgtttacataTACATGTCAGTTTGGTTTATGCTTTATCTCTAATGGGTCAGATGGGTTAAGATAAATGGTTAAACGGGTAAATCCATTTGAAGTAACGATATAGTATTTGTAATTGTATTTTACACattagtttatttgttaaattaaaaaaaaataaatatttttgtttgCAGAGATAGCAATGCTAGAGTTGAAGATGCTTCTCCTGATGGGGCCGGCAGCCGGCTTGAACCAAAATTATCTGGACAAAATCTCGGGGCGCCCCCTAGTTATGAAAACGCTGTAACCGAGGGTGAGGCACCACCTCCGCCTCCCGCCGCTAATACTCTAGGCGCTGTTCTTGCTAGCAACTCTGAACCTCCGGTCACTGCCACGCCACCGCCTCCGGCAGCCGCCACACCTTCAGTGATCTCCGACAAGGAACCAGACGGGTTTGACTTTTTTGACCCTCGTGGTCCACCCCCAGGTAAACCGCTCTTTGTTTATCTGTACAATTGTACCTGACAATTTATTGCTAGTTAATTATTATACTTGTTGAATATATACTTAATAAAAGTTTGTTGTGGATATAGCTGTAGCTGCCCCGTCAGCGTCAAGCAATGCTGAGGTGGACTTATTTGGTTCTCTATCAGACTCTTTCTCTTCAGATGTATTGGCCCTTGTGCCATCTGAACCGCCTGCTCCTACTAGCTCTAATCCTAGTCGGACCTTTGTGGCTGCATCACCGACAACTCAGGTGCGTCTTTGATGACTCACACGCGCACACGTGTGCACACTCACACGCGCATGGTTTGATACTTGTACTTTTTATGCAGCAGTTTGATGATCCATTTGGTGATGGTCCTTTTAGAGCGGTCCCTTCTAATGATGGATTCTCGGCTCAACAGTCAACATCGCCATTCACTGTCGCTGCGACTGATGTATTCTCGGCTCAACAGTCGAAATCACCGTTTACTGAACCACCTCAGACAGTTGCTCAAACGACGGTGAATGACATGGGATTTGGTGACGGGTTTGACCAAACCGTTGACATTCTAGCAGGTATACTTCCCCCAACTGGACCACCCACGCAGAATGGTTTTCCTTCTCAAACTGGTCAACCCGCCCAGACCCCGTTTGGTCAATCAAACCAGACCCCGTTTGATCAACCAAACCAGACCCCGTTTGATCAACCAAGCCAGACCCCGTTTGGTCAACCTAACCAGACCCCGTTTGGTCAACCTAACCAGACCACGTTTGGTCAACCTAACGATGCCCCCTTCGGTCAATCAAACCAAACCCCGTTTGGTCAACCAAACCAGACCCCCTTTGATAAACCTAACCAGACCCCATTTGGTCAACCAAACCAGACCCCATTTGGTCAACCAAACCAGACCCCATTTGATCAACCTAACCAGACCCCATTTGACCAACCTACGTCCCAGACTAGTTATCCAGGTCAATTTGGTCAACAAAAGCCACAGTCAGCTTTTCCAGTTCAAGGTGGCTACCAGTCTATTCCACCGTCGACGTTTTCGGCTCATGGTGGCCAATCTGAGTTGCCACATGATTTTCCAGCTCAGGGCATTCAATCTCAATCTATGCTGCCCTCAGGTCACCCGTCGTCACAGGGTGGCCAATTTGAGTTGTCGTCTGCTTTTCCAGCTCAGAGCGGCCAATCTGTGTTGCCATCTGGTATCCCGACTCAGGGCAGTCAATCTATGATGCCGCCCAGTCTCCCAGCGGCTCCGGGCAGTCAATCTATGGTGGCGCCCGGTCTATCGACGGCTCAGGGCAGTCAGTCTATGTTGTCG
It encodes:
- the LOC110927222 gene encoding clathrin interactor EPSIN 2 isoform X2, with the translated sequence MKKAFRDIKRGVNKKVLKVPSIEQKVLDATSNESWGPHGTHLADIAQASRNYHEYQIIMSVVWKRLSDTGKNWRHVYKALTVLEYLVANGSERVIEDIREHGYQISNLASFQYIDSTGRDQGSNVRKKSQSLVALVNDKEKIQEAREKAAASRDNRFRQTSGGSGDDRYDGQYGSRDEDRNGYGRDSYGRDGEDRYSYGDDEYRRKSQSIDGDYGAKSQSSDRDDGHHSSRDSNARVEDASPDGAGSRLEPKLSGQNLGAPPSYENAVTEGEAPPPPPAANTLGAVLASNSEPPVTATPPPPAAATPSVISDKEPDGFDFFDPRGPPPAVAAPSASSNAEVDLFGSLSDSFSSDVLALVPSEPPAPTSSNPSRTFVAASPTTQFDDPFGDGPFRAVPSNDGFSAQQSTSPFTVAATDVFSAQQSKSPFTEPPQTVAQTTVNDMGFGDGFDQTVDILAGILPPTGPPTQNGFPSQTGQPAQTPFGQSNQTPFDQPNQTPFDQPSQTPFGQPNQTPFGQPNQTTFGQPNDAPFGQSNQTPFGQPNQTPFDKPNQTPFGQPNQTPFGQPNQTPFDQPNQTPFDQPTSQTSYPGQFGQQKPQSAFPVQGGYQSIPPSTFSAHGGQSELPHDFPAQGIQSQSMLPSGHPSSQGGQFELSSAFPAQSGQSVLPSGIPTQGSQSMMPPSLPAAPGSQSMVAPGLSTAQGSQSMLSPSLPAAQGTQSLLPPSLPAAQVSQSMFPPSLSASQGSLSMLPPSLPAAQGIQPMLPPSLPAAQGSQSMLPPSLPATQGSQSMLPPSLPVAHGSQSMLPTSLLAAQGSQSELLSSFPPQGSQSVLPPGFPSTQGGQYVSSGFPSTQNASLGGISSQSGTISQLGFPNSNGQSSQPNNNLYGGIPPQGQPTSAPTPPAASVSSFYQQPQLQSNTSKATQPPSVTASTSALAIVPQQPAKEKFETKSTVWTDTLNRGLVNLNIDGSKTNPLSDIGIDFEAINRKEKRMEKPSKTPATSNVTMGKAMGSGSGIGRAGASALRPASNPMAGSAMGMGMGAGPGFGGGYRGLNQPMGMNHMPQNMGMGMNSMPQNMGMGMGMNNMPQNMGMGMNNGQGFQMQAPPATGFMPPGNYNPMMGRGGGYGQQPYGGYR
- the LOC110927222 gene encoding clathrin interactor EPSIN 2 isoform X3; the encoded protein is MKKAFRDIKRGVNKKVLKVPSIEQKVLDATSNESWGPHGTHLADIAQASRNYHEYQIIMSVVWKRLSDTGKNWRHVYKALTVLEYLVANGSERVIEDIREHGYQISNLASFQYIDSTGRDQGSNVRKKSQSLVALVNDKEKIQEAREKAAASRDKFRQTSGGSGDDRYDGQYGSRDEDRNGYGRDSYGRDGEDRYSYGDDEYRRKSQSIDGDYGAKSQSSDRDDGHHSSRDSNARVEDASPDGAGSRLEPKLSGQNLGAPPSYENAVTEGEAPPPPPAANTLGAVLASNSEPPVTATPPPPAAATPSVISDKEPDGFDFFDPRGPPPAVAAPSASSNAEVDLFGSLSDSFSSDVLALVPSEPPAPTSSNPSRTFVAASPTTQQFDDPFGDGPFRAVPSNDGFSAQQSTSPFTVAATDVFSAQQSKSPFTEPPQTVAQTTVNDMGFGDGFDQTVDILAGILPPTGPPTQNGFPSQTGQPAQTPFGQSNQTPFDQPNQTPFDQPSQTPFGQPNQTPFGQPNQTTFGQPNDAPFGQSNQTPFGQPNQTPFDKPNQTPFGQPNQTPFGQPNQTPFDQPNQTPFDQPTSQTSYPGQFGQQKPQSAFPVQGGYQSIPPSTFSAHGGQSELPHDFPAQGIQSQSMLPSGHPSSQGGQFELSSAFPAQSGQSVLPSGIPTQGSQSMMPPSLPAAPGSQSMVAPGLSTAQGSQSMLSPSLPAAQGTQSLLPPSLPAAQVSQSMFPPSLSASQGSLSMLPPSLPAAQGIQPMLPPSLPAAQGSQSMLPPSLPATQGSQSMLPPSLPVAHGSQSMLPTSLLAAQGSQSELLSSFPPQGSQSVLPPGFPSTQGGQYVSSGFPSTQNASLGGISSQSGTISQLGFPNSNGQSSQPNNNLYGGIPPQGQPTSAPTPPAASVSSFYQQPQLQSNTSKATQPPSVTASTSALAIVPQQPAKEKFETKSTVWTDTLNRGLVNLNIDGSKTNPLSDIGIDFEAINRKEKRMEKPSKTPATSNVTMGKAMGSGSGIGRAGASALRPASNPMAGSAMGMGMGAGPGFGGGYRGLNQPMGMNHMPQNMGMGMNSMPQNMGMGMGMNNMPQNMGMGMNNGQGFQMQAPPATGFMPPGNYNPMMGRGGGYGQQPYGGYR
- the LOC110927222 gene encoding clathrin interactor EPSIN 2 isoform X6 translates to MKKAFRDIKRGVNKKVLKVPSIEQKVLDATSNESWGPHGTHLADIAQASRNYHEYQIIMSVVWKRLSDTGKNWRHVYKALTVLEYLVANGSERVIEDIREHGYQISNLASFQYIDSTGRDQGSNVRKKSQSLVALVNDKEKIQEAREKAAASRDKFRQTSGGSGDDRYDGQYGSRDEDRNGYGRDSYGRDGEDRYSYGDDEYRRKSQSIDGDYGAKSQSSDRDDGHHSSRDSNARVEDASPDGAGSRLEPKLSGQNLGAPPSYENAVTEGEAPPPPPAANTLGAVLASNSEPPVTATPPPPAAATPSVISDKEPDGFDFFDPRGPPPAAPSASSNAEVDLFGSLSDSFSSDVLALVPSEPPAPTSSNPSRTFVAASPTTQFDDPFGDGPFRAVPSNDGFSAQQSTSPFTVAATDVFSAQQSKSPFTEPPQTVAQTTVNDMGFGDGFDQTVDILAGILPPTGPPTQNGFPSQTGQPAQTPFGQSNQTPFDQPNQTPFDQPSQTPFGQPNQTPFGQPNQTTFGQPNDAPFGQSNQTPFGQPNQTPFDKPNQTPFGQPNQTPFGQPNQTPFDQPNQTPFDQPTSQTSYPGQFGQQKPQSAFPVQGGYQSIPPSTFSAHGGQSELPHDFPAQGIQSQSMLPSGHPSSQGGQFELSSAFPAQSGQSVLPSGIPTQGSQSMMPPSLPAAPGSQSMVAPGLSTAQGSQSMLSPSLPAAQGTQSLLPPSLPAAQVSQSMFPPSLSASQGSLSMLPPSLPAAQGIQPMLPPSLPAAQGSQSMLPPSLPATQGSQSMLPPSLPVAHGSQSMLPTSLLAAQGSQSELLSSFPPQGSQSVLPPGFPSTQGGQYVSSGFPSTQNASLGGISSQSGTISQLGFPNSNGQSSQPNNNLYGGIPPQGQPTSAPTPPAASVSSFYQQPQLQSNTSKATQPPSVTASTSALAIVPQQPAKEKFETKSTVWTDTLNRGLVNLNIDGSKTNPLSDIGIDFEAINRKEKRMEKPSKTPATSNVTMGKAMGSGSGIGRAGASALRPASNPMAGSAMGMGMGAGPGFGGGYRGLNQPMGMNHMPQNMGMGMNSMPQNMGMGMGMNNMPQNMGMGMNNGQGFQMQAPPATGFMPPGNYNPMMGRGGGYGQQPYGGYR
- the LOC110927222 gene encoding clathrin interactor EPSIN 2 isoform X1; translated protein: MKKAFRDIKRGVNKKVLKVPSIEQKVLDATSNESWGPHGTHLADIAQASRNYHEYQIIMSVVWKRLSDTGKNWRHVYKALTVLEYLVANGSERVIEDIREHGYQISNLASFQYIDSTGRDQGSNVRKKSQSLVALVNDKEKIQEAREKAAASRDNRFRQTSGGSGDDRYDGQYGSRDEDRNGYGRDSYGRDGEDRYSYGDDEYRRKSQSIDGDYGAKSQSSDRDDGHHSSRDSNARVEDASPDGAGSRLEPKLSGQNLGAPPSYENAVTEGEAPPPPPAANTLGAVLASNSEPPVTATPPPPAAATPSVISDKEPDGFDFFDPRGPPPAVAAPSASSNAEVDLFGSLSDSFSSDVLALVPSEPPAPTSSNPSRTFVAASPTTQQFDDPFGDGPFRAVPSNDGFSAQQSTSPFTVAATDVFSAQQSKSPFTEPPQTVAQTTVNDMGFGDGFDQTVDILAGILPPTGPPTQNGFPSQTGQPAQTPFGQSNQTPFDQPNQTPFDQPSQTPFGQPNQTPFGQPNQTTFGQPNDAPFGQSNQTPFGQPNQTPFDKPNQTPFGQPNQTPFGQPNQTPFDQPNQTPFDQPTSQTSYPGQFGQQKPQSAFPVQGGYQSIPPSTFSAHGGQSELPHDFPAQGIQSQSMLPSGHPSSQGGQFELSSAFPAQSGQSVLPSGIPTQGSQSMMPPSLPAAPGSQSMVAPGLSTAQGSQSMLSPSLPAAQGTQSLLPPSLPAAQVSQSMFPPSLSASQGSLSMLPPSLPAAQGIQPMLPPSLPAAQGSQSMLPPSLPATQGSQSMLPPSLPVAHGSQSMLPTSLLAAQGSQSELLSSFPPQGSQSVLPPGFPSTQGGQYVSSGFPSTQNASLGGISSQSGTISQLGFPNSNGQSSQPNNNLYGGIPPQGQPTSAPTPPAASVSSFYQQPQLQSNTSKATQPPSVTASTSALAIVPQQPAKEKFETKSTVWTDTLNRGLVNLNIDGSKTNPLSDIGIDFEAINRKEKRMEKPSKTPATSNVTMGKAMGSGSGIGRAGASALRPASNPMAGSAMGMGMGAGPGFGGGYRGLNQPMGMNHMPQNMGMGMNSMPQNMGMGMGMNNMPQNMGMGMNNGQGFQMQAPPATGFMPPGNYNPMMGRGGGYGQQPYGGYR
- the LOC110927222 gene encoding clathrin interactor EPSIN 2 isoform X4, which produces MKKAFRDIKRGVNKKVLKVPSIEQKVLDATSNESWGPHGTHLADIAQASRNYHEYQIIMSVVWKRLSDTGKNWRHVYKALTVLEYLVANGSERVIEDIREHGYQISNLASFQYIDSTGRDQGSNVRKKSQSLVALVNDKEKIQEAREKAAASRDKFRQTSGGSGDDRYDGQYGSRDEDRNGYGRDSYGRDGEDRYSYGDDEYRRKSQSIDGDYGAKSQSSDRDDGHHSSRDSNARVEDASPDGAGSRLEPKLSGQNLGAPPSYENAVTEGEAPPPPPAANTLGAVLASNSEPPVTATPPPPAAATPSVISDKEPDGFDFFDPRGPPPAVAAPSASSNAEVDLFGSLSDSFSSDVLALVPSEPPAPTSSNPSRTFVAASPTTQFDDPFGDGPFRAVPSNDGFSAQQSTSPFTVAATDVFSAQQSKSPFTEPPQTVAQTTVNDMGFGDGFDQTVDILAGILPPTGPPTQNGFPSQTGQPAQTPFGQSNQTPFDQPNQTPFDQPSQTPFGQPNQTPFGQPNQTTFGQPNDAPFGQSNQTPFGQPNQTPFDKPNQTPFGQPNQTPFGQPNQTPFDQPNQTPFDQPTSQTSYPGQFGQQKPQSAFPVQGGYQSIPPSTFSAHGGQSELPHDFPAQGIQSQSMLPSGHPSSQGGQFELSSAFPAQSGQSVLPSGIPTQGSQSMMPPSLPAAPGSQSMVAPGLSTAQGSQSMLSPSLPAAQGTQSLLPPSLPAAQVSQSMFPPSLSASQGSLSMLPPSLPAAQGIQPMLPPSLPAAQGSQSMLPPSLPATQGSQSMLPPSLPVAHGSQSMLPTSLLAAQGSQSELLSSFPPQGSQSVLPPGFPSTQGGQYVSSGFPSTQNASLGGISSQSGTISQLGFPNSNGQSSQPNNNLYGGIPPQGQPTSAPTPPAASVSSFYQQPQLQSNTSKATQPPSVTASTSALAIVPQQPAKEKFETKSTVWTDTLNRGLVNLNIDGSKTNPLSDIGIDFEAINRKEKRMEKPSKTPATSNVTMGKAMGSGSGIGRAGASALRPASNPMAGSAMGMGMGAGPGFGGGYRGLNQPMGMNHMPQNMGMGMNSMPQNMGMGMGMNNMPQNMGMGMNNGQGFQMQAPPATGFMPPGNYNPMMGRGGGYGQQPYGGYR